A genomic stretch from Argiope bruennichi chromosome 2, qqArgBrue1.1, whole genome shotgun sequence includes:
- the LOC129962129 gene encoding acid-sensing ion channel 1B-like, translating to MPRLMAYTVRVCPTHGRVWFPERKIRRKGSRAHLQSRLQKDGDSDSDEDKTAWEYCRKVFGSSSVSGVNHIALAKTRRRRIFWAFIFTVSLVGFFYQFGAFLVQYREYQSIVQIDIQNAGSLMFPAVTLCNANRFKKSKFCSKFREFCPRNLSTMDSLTEKELFDFQLAILREGRSDLRHSLGHAIEDLLVSCSFTGKPSIRGEACFRRFKEFYDPDLGNCYTFSPLAEGGEEELHSTEADVWQKMSDLVLVVNVETNEYLEPDRDAAVLVTFHSPEVYPDPFSDGTEVKPGNSYNFGLKKNTVEMLPAPYSSNCTNYENLPWDRLHDKTLSTRMCTAECSQSLQLKQCNYVTVELSLFFDALPWKQESFDPEKIECAERVSNETKEFCRSLCRVPCKQSNYETTMDSSTWPRRAKVSEEEELGKWKRRPFYEITNNLAHVRAYFITMEDTTLKHSPKYQPLEMFSHIGGYVGIWLGISLLALCEFIEGAIRVVSFILLQRKKRKELSRDKKAAAKAEEKKRVQINSSTKH from the exons ATGCCTCGCTTGATGGCTTACACTGTGAGAGTGTGCCCTACACATGGGCGGGTGTGGTTCCCTGAAAGAAAGATACGACGTAAAGGATCAAGAGCTCACCTCCAATCAAGGCTTCAGAAGGATGGAGACTCAGATTCAGATGAGGACAAGACAGCGTGGGAATATTGCAGGAAAGTTTTTGGAAGCTCATCTGTGAGTGGCGTGAATCACATTGCTCTCGCCAAAACCAGGAGGCGGAGAATTTTCTGGGCCTTCATTTTCACCGTGTCGCTGGTGGGATTCTTTTATCAGTTTGGCGCCTTCCTGGTACAGTACAGAGAATATCAATCCATAGTACAAATAGACATTCAGAATGCAGGTTCACTCATGTTCCCCGCTGTCACGCTCTGCAATGCGAACAG ATTCAAGAAATCGAAATTTTGCAGCAAATTTCGAGAGTTTTGTCCGCGGAATCTGTCAACAATGGAt TCTCTGACGGAGAAAGAGTTGTTCGATTTTCAGCTGGCTATTCTTCGAGAGGGTCGCTCAGATCTCAGGCATTCTCTGGGACATGCAATCGAAGATCTTCTTGTCAGTTGCTCCTTCACCGGCAAGCCCAGCATTAGAGGAGAAGCGTGCTTCAG ACGTTTTAAAGAATTCTACGATCCTGATCTAGGGAACTGTTACACATTCTCCCCTCTTGCAGAAGGTGGTGAAGAAGAGCTTCATTCCACGGAAGCAGATGTATGGCAGAAGATGAGTG atctgGTCCTTGTAGTGAACGTGGAGACGAACGAATATCTTGAACCGGACAGAGATGCAGCTGTTCTAGTCACCTTTCATAGTCCGGAAGTGTATCCGGATCCTTTCTCAGATGGAACGGAAGTGAAACCAGGCAATTCGTATAACTTCGGGCTGAAAAAG aatactGTCGAAATGCTGCCAGCACCTTATAGTTCTAATTGTACGAACTATGAAAACCTGCCCTGGGACAGATTGCATGATAAAACTCTGAGCACCAGA ATGTGCACGGCTGAATGTTCTCAAAGCTTGCAGTTGAAGCAATGCAATTACGTCACCGTGGAGCTAAGTCTCTTTTTCGATGCCTTGCCTTGGAAACAAGAATCCTTTGATCCAG aaaaaatagagTGCGCAGAAAGGGTGTCCAACGAAACTAAAGAGTTCTGTAGATCTTTATGCAGAGTCCCTTGCAA GCAATCAAATTATGAAACTACCATGGATTCTTCGACGTGGCCACGGAGAGCGAAA GTGTCCGAAGAGGAGGAACTCGGAAAGTGGAAAAGAAGACCGTTTTATGAAATAAC GAACAATCTGGCTCATGTCAGGGCTTACTTTATTACCATGGAGGATACAACACTGAAACATTCACCGAAATATCAG ccTCTTGAGATGTTTAGTCACATAGGTGGCTACGTAGGTATCTGGCTCGGAATCTCTTTGTTGGCCCTATGCGAATTTATAGAAGGAGCGATCCGAGTTGTTTCTTTCATCCTCCTccaaagaaagaagagaaaagaacTGTCAAGAGACAAAAAGGCAGCTGCCAAGGCAGAAGAGAAGAAACGAGTGCAAATAAATTCAAgtacaaaacattga
- the LOC129962126 gene encoding protein FAM177A1-like — MVHSSGDSSSFTEINLTELQRKKAPKRLVYFSDGILEEYSTDEDEVDDSAKDTQPLIDPKTLPWIPYFGYMFWWMGSQALAVCDFLGENLAWFLGITSPKFQYEIDQCEKIIKEEEELQKHIKAENAGWNTNDETTETSPNAIAMQPLAKSSVKEPVSLEVETPIQV; from the exons ATGGTTCAC AGCTCTGGTGATTCATCCtcatttactgaaataaatttgacaGAATTGCAAAGGAAGAAAGCTCCCAAGCGATTAGTTTATTTTAGTGACGGAATATTGGAAGAATACAGTACCGATGAAGATGAAGTTGATGATTCAGCTAAAGATACTCAACCTTTAATAGATCCT aaaacttTACCATGGATTCCATATTTTGGTTACATGTTCTGGTGGATGGGCTCGCAAGCTCTTGCAG TGTGTGATTTCTTAGGAGAAAATTTAGCATGGTTTCTTGGAATCACATCACCAAAGTTTCAATATGAAATAGACCAGTGTGAAAAGATTATAAAGGAG gaGGAAGAACTGCAGAAACACATCAAGGCTGAAAATGCTGGATGGAATACCAATGATGAAACTACAGAAACCTCTCCTAATGCAATAGCCATGCAACCTTTGGCAAAGTCTTCTGTTAAAGAACCAGTTTCGCTAGAAGTTGAAACACCTATTCAGGTTTAA